Proteins encoded within one genomic window of Nonomuraea gerenzanensis:
- a CDS encoding NAD-dependent protein deacetylase has product MKVAELAELVAPRRVAVLSGAGLSTESGIPDYRGPTGRARRAEPMTYQRFVGSAEARQRYWARSHVGWRQIGAARPNAGHRAVAELERHGLLAGIVTQNVDGLHQAAGAQRVIELHGGLDRVACLSCRERTPRAELERRLRAANPGWEASGLINPDGDAVLTDEQVAGFRVVDCAGCGGVLKPDVVFFGENVPRPRVDECFAVVGGARVLLVLGSSLAIRSGLRFVTKAAELGIPIAIVNQGPTGGDAEATLTLDAPLGPTLTDLAAQLVSDGRAAVAGAAPAS; this is encoded by the coding sequence ATGAAGGTGGCGGAGCTGGCCGAGCTGGTCGCCCCGAGGCGGGTGGCCGTGCTCAGCGGGGCCGGGCTGTCCACCGAGTCGGGCATTCCCGACTACCGGGGGCCGACGGGCCGGGCCAGGCGGGCCGAGCCGATGACGTACCAGCGCTTCGTCGGCAGCGCCGAGGCCCGGCAGCGCTACTGGGCGCGCAGCCACGTCGGCTGGCGGCAGATCGGCGCGGCCAGGCCCAACGCCGGGCACCGCGCCGTGGCCGAGCTGGAGCGGCACGGGCTGCTGGCCGGCATCGTCACCCAGAACGTGGACGGCCTGCACCAGGCGGCCGGCGCCCAGCGGGTGATCGAGCTGCACGGCGGCCTCGACCGCGTCGCCTGCCTGTCGTGCAGGGAGCGCACGCCGCGCGCCGAGCTGGAGCGGCGCCTGCGCGCGGCCAACCCGGGCTGGGAGGCCAGCGGCCTGATCAACCCCGACGGCGACGCCGTGCTCACCGACGAGCAGGTGGCCGGGTTCCGCGTGGTCGACTGCGCGGGCTGCGGCGGGGTGCTCAAGCCGGACGTGGTGTTCTTCGGCGAGAACGTGCCCAGGCCGCGCGTCGACGAGTGCTTCGCCGTGGTGGGCGGGGCGCGGGTGCTGCTCGTGCTGGGGTCGTCGCTGGCGATCAGGTCGGGGCTGCGGTTCGTGACGAAGGCCGCCGAGCTGGGCATCCCCATCGCGATCGTCAACCAGGGGCCGACGGGTGGCGACGCCGAGGCCACACTCACCCTGGACGCCCCGCTCGGGCCGACGCTGACCGATCTGGCCGCCCAGCTCGTGAGCGATGGCCGGGCCGCCGTCGCGGGGGCGGCGCCCGCCTCCTGA
- a CDS encoding SAM-dependent methyltransferase, which yields MAEDGQERAPREVDTTRPNVSRVYDFMLGGKDNYEADRRMAQRALEIAPDAPEAARANREFLGRVVRFLAAQAGIRQFLDIGSGLPTQGNVHEIAQSAAPGTRVVYVDHDPVVLVHGRALLAVDELSTVVEADLRNPDAIIDHPEVRRLIDFDRPVGLLMFAILHHLADDEHPAAIAARMVDRLAPGSYLAVSHFHNPGPAHPEVSKQAFAAEKIFNETLGTGRWRTREEILAYFDGLELLEPGLVPLPEWRPDPGDRAEPGITYHTFVGAVARKPQ from the coding sequence GTGGCCGAGGACGGGCAGGAGCGGGCACCCCGAGAAGTGGACACCACCAGGCCCAACGTCTCCCGCGTCTACGATTTCATGCTCGGCGGCAAGGACAACTACGAAGCCGACCGGCGGATGGCACAACGCGCCCTGGAGATCGCCCCCGACGCGCCGGAGGCCGCGCGGGCCAACCGCGAGTTCCTGGGCCGCGTGGTCAGGTTCCTGGCCGCCCAGGCCGGCATCCGGCAGTTCCTGGACATCGGCTCGGGCCTGCCCACGCAGGGCAACGTGCACGAGATCGCCCAGTCGGCCGCCCCCGGCACCCGGGTCGTCTACGTCGACCACGACCCCGTCGTCCTGGTGCACGGCCGCGCCCTGCTCGCCGTGGACGAGCTCAGCACGGTCGTCGAGGCAGACCTCAGGAACCCGGACGCGATCATCGACCACCCCGAGGTGCGGCGGCTCATCGACTTCGACCGGCCGGTGGGCCTGCTGATGTTCGCCATTCTGCACCACCTCGCCGACGACGAGCACCCGGCCGCCATCGCCGCCCGCATGGTGGACCGCCTGGCCCCGGGCAGCTACCTGGCCGTCTCCCACTTCCACAACCCGGGGCCGGCCCACCCGGAGGTCTCCAAGCAGGCGTTCGCCGCCGAGAAGATCTTCAACGAGACCCTGGGCACCGGCCGCTGGCGTACCCGGGAGGAGATCCTCGCTTATTTCGACGGCCTGGAGCTGCTGGAGCCGGGCCTGGTGCCGCTGCCAGAATGGCGCCCCGACCCCGGCGACCGGGCCGAACCGGGCATCACTTATCACACGTTCGTGGGAGCCGTAGCCCGCAAGCCGCAATAA
- a CDS encoding ATP-binding cassette domain-containing protein: protein MRPVMLVATRLATFDLRRYLVGALLWLPVHVIPLAGGLVLQQVFDRISGHEAAGLRATLWWCAAFVGVELVRGLVLVVAWTYGVYWWSAAATLLRANVLRSVLTARGPAAARLPHSSGEAVARLRDDVADAVDFTDESVSLVGTTLFAAVALPVMAAVDPVVTVVLVLPMIAVGVLSRTMRRLVARLHGRARRLGAAVTAYVGELFGAVLALKTAGAEPAALERLREHNRRRRDAAVRDRMATDLLDAATTTTVELSIGLVLLLAAPAMRGGEFTVGDLALFTSYLGYLTALPRSIGTTLYRLPQAAVATERLTALMAPHEDAGTLARGADVWLRRDPPPAPPPPRHDGPLRALDARGLAVRGVLHGVDLRLERGSRTVITGAVGSGKTTLVRALLGLVPLDGGVIRWNGTPVADPGTFLVPGRTAYVSQVPRLFSATLRENLLLGHPASDDDVRRALELAVFEQDLAGMPGGLGTVVGPRGVRLSGGQAQRATAARALVREPDLLVVDDLSSALDVETEQLLWERIAGRGPGTVLIVSHRQAALERADQVIVLDRGRVAGRGRLAELLESCPEMRRLWHAELIAEAEEQAGG from the coding sequence ATGAGGCCCGTGATGCTGGTGGCCACCCGGCTGGCCACGTTCGACCTGCGCCGTTATCTCGTCGGGGCGCTGCTGTGGCTGCCCGTCCACGTGATCCCGCTGGCCGGCGGGCTCGTCCTGCAGCAGGTCTTCGACCGGATCAGCGGGCACGAGGCGGCCGGCCTGCGGGCCACGCTGTGGTGGTGCGCGGCGTTCGTCGGGGTCGAGCTGGTGCGCGGGCTGGTGCTCGTCGTCGCGTGGACGTACGGCGTCTACTGGTGGAGCGCGGCGGCGACGCTGCTGCGCGCCAACGTGCTGCGCTCCGTGCTGACCGCGCGCGGCCCCGCCGCCGCGCGGCTGCCGCACTCCTCGGGCGAGGCCGTGGCCCGGCTGCGGGACGACGTGGCCGACGCGGTCGACTTCACCGACGAGAGCGTCAGCCTGGTCGGCACCACGCTGTTCGCGGCCGTCGCGCTGCCGGTCATGGCCGCCGTCGATCCGGTGGTCACCGTGGTGCTGGTGCTGCCGATGATCGCCGTCGGGGTGCTGAGCAGGACGATGCGGCGGCTCGTGGCGCGGCTGCACGGGCGGGCCAGGCGGCTGGGCGCGGCCGTGACGGCGTACGTGGGCGAACTGTTCGGCGCCGTGCTCGCGCTCAAGACGGCGGGCGCCGAGCCCGCCGCCCTGGAACGGCTGCGCGAGCACAACCGGCGGCGGCGCGACGCGGCCGTCCGTGACCGCATGGCGACGGACCTGCTGGACGCCGCGACCACCACCACCGTCGAGCTCAGCATCGGGCTCGTGCTGCTCCTGGCCGCGCCCGCCATGCGCGGCGGCGAGTTCACCGTGGGGGACCTGGCGCTGTTCACCAGCTACCTCGGCTACCTCACCGCCCTGCCGCGCTCCATCGGCACGACCCTCTACCGGCTGCCCCAGGCGGCGGTCGCCACGGAGCGGCTCACCGCGCTCATGGCGCCGCACGAGGACGCCGGCACCCTGGCGCGGGGCGCCGATGTCTGGCTGCGCCGCGACCCGCCGCCCGCCCCGCCGCCGCCCCGGCACGACGGGCCGCTGCGGGCCCTCGACGCGCGCGGGCTGGCCGTGCGCGGCGTGCTGCACGGCGTCGACCTGCGGCTCGAACGCGGCTCCCGCACGGTGATCACGGGTGCCGTGGGGTCGGGCAAGACCACGCTGGTACGTGCCCTGCTCGGGCTCGTGCCGCTGGACGGGGGCGTGATCCGGTGGAACGGCACCCCCGTCGCCGACCCGGGCACGTTCCTCGTCCCCGGGCGCACGGCGTACGTGAGCCAGGTGCCCCGGCTGTTCTCCGCGACCCTGCGGGAGAACCTGCTGCTCGGCCACCCCGCGAGCGACGACGACGTCCGGCGGGCCCTGGAGCTGGCGGTGTTCGAGCAGGACCTGGCGGGCATGCCCGGCGGGCTCGGCACGGTCGTCGGGCCGCGCGGGGTGCGGCTGTCCGGCGGGCAGGCGCAGCGCGCCACCGCCGCCCGCGCCCTCGTCCGCGAGCCCGACCTGCTGGTGGTGGACGACCTGTCGTCCGCGCTGGACGTCGAGACCGAGCAGTTGCTGTGGGAGCGGATCGCCGGGCGCGGCCCCGGGACGGTCCTGATCGTCTCCCACCGTCAGGCCGCCCTCGAACGCGCCGACCAGGTGATCGTCCTGGACCGGGGCCGCGTGGCCGGTCGCGGGCGGCTCGCGGAGCTGCTGGAGAGCTGCCCCGAGATGCGGCGGCTGTGGCACGCGGAGCTGATCGCGGAGGCGGAGGAGCAGGCCGGAGGGTAG
- a CDS encoding LacI family DNA-binding transcriptional regulator produces the protein MKRPTIHDVAAAAGVSRGTVSRLLNGDKYVSPAARVAIERAISETGYVVNRAARSLVTQRTGSVVMVLSEPHEKLFEDPNYSTLIRVAIRMLAERDLSLVMMMAGDEGDRERVVRYVRGGHADGVLLVSTHAGDPLLDALGGGPPAVSCGAVIGRETVIPYAAADDRLGARQMTEYFVGLGRRRIAMITGPMDTPGGIQRLEGFADVLGRKATQRLIAHGDWTQASGERAMTELLERAPDLDAVFVASDLMAAGALAALRAAGRRVPDDVAVGGFDDSSVAVSTHPPLTTIRQPLAEMAQETLRLLLALIDGAEHVEPVILPTELVIRESA, from the coding sequence ATGAAACGCCCTACGATCCACGACGTCGCCGCCGCCGCGGGGGTCTCCCGCGGCACGGTCTCCCGCCTGCTCAACGGGGACAAGTACGTGAGCCCGGCGGCGCGCGTGGCCATCGAGAGGGCCATCTCGGAGACCGGTTACGTGGTCAACCGGGCCGCCCGCAGCCTCGTCACGCAGCGTACGGGGTCGGTCGTCATGGTCCTGTCGGAGCCGCACGAGAAGCTGTTCGAGGACCCCAACTACAGCACGCTCATCCGCGTCGCCATCAGGATGCTCGCCGAGCGGGACCTGTCGCTGGTCATGATGATGGCCGGCGACGAGGGCGACAGGGAGCGGGTGGTGCGCTACGTGCGCGGCGGCCACGCCGACGGGGTGCTGCTCGTCTCCACGCACGCGGGCGACCCGCTGCTCGACGCGCTCGGCGGCGGCCCGCCCGCCGTCTCCTGCGGCGCCGTCATCGGGCGCGAGACCGTCATCCCGTACGCCGCCGCCGACGACCGGCTCGGCGCCCGCCAGATGACCGAGTACTTCGTCGGCCTCGGCCGCAGGCGCATCGCCATGATCACCGGCCCGATGGACACGCCGGGCGGCATCCAGCGCCTCGAAGGCTTCGCCGACGTCCTCGGCCGCAAGGCCACCCAACGGCTGATCGCGCACGGCGACTGGACCCAGGCCAGCGGCGAGCGCGCGATGACGGAGCTCCTGGAGCGCGCCCCCGACCTCGACGCCGTCTTCGTCGCCTCCGACCTCATGGCCGCCGGCGCCCTGGCGGCGCTGCGCGCGGCGGGCCGGCGGGTGCCGGACGACGTGGCGGTGGGGGGCTTCGACGACTCCTCCGTGGCCGTCTCCACGCATCCGCCGCTGACCACCATCCGCCAGCCGCTCGCCGAGATGGCGCAGGAGACGCTGCGCCTGCTGCTGGCGCTGATCGACGGGGCGGAGCACGTCGAGCCGGTGATACTGCCGACGGAGCTGGTCATCCGCGAGTCGGCCTGA
- a CDS encoding DUF4082 domain-containing protein — protein sequence MNGSHHVDQKAPRRARPPRPRPVLTALVAGLLAGGLAIADPAAALPGTGTTEESFWGASGSLSPQLSSVRRPVELGMRFTASRAGTVSALRFYKHPRSAAGHTASLWDDRGNRLAKAAFTVESGQGWQEARLAEGVALTPGRTYTVSYFSADGHYAVIPRYFTRNSPRTDSLRAQSRNGVYVYDSSAFPRRTSAGNNYLVDVAFQPVTASPSPTPTVTRTPTPTPTITPTITPTITPTITPTVTPTVTPTVTPTPSPTGKTDCDLPRHPRPSCTGVPPGTRLTTVKGNVTAAKNGQVIDGQHITGDLIVTADDVVIRNSQIDGLITNWETGGSFTITDSTVGPPGGCVINQGIGEKNFKAERVSVRGFDDGFRMSGKNIVVRDSYVKLCGPPTSHSDGIQAYCPGKIVCSGLVFDHNTIDQRQAPEHSDPINLVDKNLSSVTVTDNLVAGGNYSLLLKWHSGPKWKVSGNKIVHEAWDFGAVSSEDTCENIDWGPGNAIVTIDHDYQITKTVQTLTRCIE from the coding sequence GTGAACGGGTCACATCACGTCGATCAGAAAGCACCGCGGCGCGCCCGGCCGCCCCGACCGCGGCCCGTCCTGACCGCGCTGGTGGCGGGCCTGCTCGCCGGAGGGCTCGCGATCGCCGACCCGGCCGCGGCGCTGCCCGGCACGGGCACGACGGAGGAGAGCTTCTGGGGCGCCTCCGGGTCGCTGTCGCCGCAGCTGTCGAGCGTGCGCCGCCCCGTCGAGCTGGGCATGCGCTTCACCGCGTCCAGGGCGGGCACGGTGTCGGCGCTGCGCTTCTACAAGCACCCCCGCAGCGCCGCGGGCCACACCGCCAGCCTCTGGGACGACCGGGGCAACCGCCTGGCCAAGGCGGCGTTCACGGTGGAGAGCGGCCAGGGCTGGCAGGAGGCGCGCCTGGCCGAGGGGGTCGCGCTCACGCCGGGCCGGACGTACACGGTGTCGTATTTCAGCGCCGACGGACACTACGCCGTCATACCGCGTTACTTCACGCGCAATTCACCGCGCACCGATTCGCTGCGCGCGCAGTCGCGCAATGGTGTGTACGTCTATGATTCCAGCGCCTTTCCCAGGAGAACGAGCGCGGGGAACAACTATCTGGTGGACGTGGCCTTCCAGCCCGTGACCGCCTCTCCCTCGCCCACGCCGACGGTCACCCGCACCCCCACCCCGACCCCGACCATCACCCCGACCATCACCCCGACCATCACCCCGACCATCACCCCGACCGTCACCCCGACTGTGACACCCACCGTCACCCCGACGCCCTCACCCACGGGCAAGACCGACTGTGACCTCCCCCGCCATCCCCGCCCGTCCTGCACCGGCGTGCCGCCCGGCACCCGGCTCACGACCGTCAAGGGCAACGTCACCGCCGCCAAGAACGGCCAGGTCATCGACGGTCAGCACATCACCGGCGACCTCATCGTCACCGCCGACGACGTCGTCATCAGGAACAGCCAGATCGACGGCCTGATCACCAACTGGGAGACGGGCGGCTCGTTCACCATCACCGACTCCACGGTCGGCCCGCCCGGCGGCTGCGTCATCAACCAGGGCATCGGCGAGAAGAACTTCAAGGCCGAACGCGTCAGCGTGCGCGGCTTCGACGACGGGTTCCGCATGTCGGGCAAGAACATCGTCGTCCGCGACTCCTACGTGAAGCTGTGCGGCCCGCCGACCAGCCACTCCGACGGCATCCAGGCGTACTGCCCCGGGAAGATCGTCTGCAGCGGCCTGGTGTTCGACCACAACACCATCGACCAGCGGCAGGCTCCCGAGCACTCCGACCCGATCAACCTGGTGGACAAGAACCTCAGCTCGGTCACGGTCACCGACAACCTGGTGGCCGGCGGCAACTACAGCCTCCTGCTGAAATGGCACTCGGGGCCGAAGTGGAAGGTCTCCGGCAACAAGATCGTGCACGAGGCGTGGGACTTCGGCGCCGTCAGCTCCGAGGACACCTGCGAGAACATCGACTGGGGCCCCGGCAACGCCATCGTCACCATCGACCACGACTACCAGATCACCAAGACCGTCCAGACGCTGACGCGCTGTATCGAGTGA
- a CDS encoding YchJ family protein — protein MPPRTCPCGLPAPYQDCCGRFHRGEAAAATAEQLMRSRFSAFAVGDEPYLLRTWHPSARPPRLDLDRRVTWVRLEVLETTGGSVVHTEGTVRFRAHYLERGKPGEMEEHSRFVRLDGRWVYAGTKDG, from the coding sequence ATGCCTCCACGTACGTGCCCGTGCGGCCTGCCCGCCCCCTACCAGGACTGCTGCGGCCGCTTCCACCGGGGTGAGGCGGCCGCCGCCACCGCCGAGCAGCTCATGCGCTCCCGGTTCAGCGCGTTCGCGGTCGGCGACGAGCCGTACCTGCTGCGCACCTGGCACCCCTCGGCCCGCCCGCCCCGGCTCGACCTGGACAGGCGGGTCACGTGGGTGCGGCTGGAGGTGCTGGAGACGACCGGGGGCAGCGTCGTGCACACCGAGGGCACCGTCCGCTTCCGCGCCCACTACCTGGAGCGCGGGAAGCCGGGCGAGATGGAGGAGCACAGCAGGTTCGTCCGCCTCGACGGCCGCTGGGTCTACGCCGGGACGAAGGACGGCTGA